One Streptomyces sp. R28 DNA window includes the following coding sequences:
- a CDS encoding LacI family DNA-binding transcriptional regulator → MLRGVSGPSERTRKRVLKAAADLGYQVDRTASTLASRRSRLLGVMVDIHSPFQAEPVEHLHTAAEEVGYDLVLSTQTRTRDQDTAVETLLAFRSEALILLGPTAPADTLASLDQKAPVIVVGRRIADRELDVVRSADDEGVGQIVDHMVGLGHRAIAYVDGGKGVIATDRRRGYRTAMRRHGLDAHIRVLRGDNTEEAGERAARQLLDSGDLPTAVAAYNDQCAIGVLAAFQRAGVAVPGEVSVAGYDDDTLSRLSCFNLTTVSQEAQEQARHAVAAAVERLDQDRTEPREVVLTPQLVVRGTIAEPR, encoded by the coding sequence GTGCTGCGCGGTGTGTCCGGCCCCAGCGAACGCACCAGGAAGCGGGTGCTCAAGGCGGCCGCCGACCTCGGCTACCAGGTGGACCGGACCGCCAGCACCCTGGCCAGTCGGCGCAGCCGGCTGCTCGGCGTCATGGTCGACATCCACAGCCCCTTCCAGGCCGAACCGGTCGAGCATCTGCACACGGCCGCCGAGGAGGTCGGTTACGACCTCGTCCTGAGTACCCAGACCCGTACCCGGGACCAGGACACCGCCGTCGAAACGCTGCTGGCCTTCCGTAGTGAGGCCCTGATCCTGCTCGGCCCGACCGCCCCCGCCGACACGCTCGCCTCCCTGGACCAGAAGGCCCCCGTCATCGTCGTCGGCCGCCGGATCGCCGACCGAGAGCTGGACGTCGTACGCAGTGCGGACGACGAAGGGGTCGGCCAGATCGTCGACCACATGGTGGGCCTCGGTCACCGGGCGATCGCCTACGTCGACGGCGGCAAGGGGGTGATCGCCACGGACCGGCGCCGTGGGTACCGCACGGCCATGCGCCGGCACGGCCTGGACGCCCACATCAGGGTCCTGCGCGGAGACAACACCGAGGAGGCGGGCGAACGAGCCGCCCGCCAGCTCCTCGACTCCGGCGACCTCCCCACCGCGGTGGCCGCCTACAACGACCAGTGCGCCATCGGCGTCCTCGCCGCGTTCCAGCGCGCCGGAGTGGCCGTCCCCGGCGAGGTGTCCGTGGCCGGCTACGACGACGACACGCTGTCCCGCCTGAGCTGCTTCAACCTGACCACGGTCAGCCAGGAGGCCCAGGAACAGGCCCGGCACGCGGTCGCCGCCGCAGTGGAGCGCCTGGACCAGGACCGCACCGAGCCCCGAGAGGTGGTCCTCACCCCGCAGCTCGTCGTGCGCGGCACCATCGCGGAGCCACGCTGA
- a CDS encoding MFS transporter produces the protein MVAIMTETTRTDSPPTKRPVRQLLAASVGNAVEWYDWYAYTFLATYIAAEVFPKSADNSLVPLLSTFAVFAVGFFMRPVGGLLMGAIADRRGRRSALTVTILLMGGSSLLVGMTPTYETAGVLAPVVLVLARLLQGLSVGGEFAASTTFLVESAGPGRRGLFSSFQYVSTTAGQLVASGVATLLVDTLSDGQMNRWGWRLPFVLGAVLSLVGFWIRQGAQETRSAEQQQAPRPGLLEALRRHPRQSLLICGITAGGTIAYYTWTSYLPTYAELNAGIEKSDALLAGTISLAFFGLLQPLGGLLSDRFGRRPLLLFFGLGFTLLTVPLLHALRDSFAVLLLVQCAGMVLLTGFTSISAAVNAEVFPPRVRAAGIGFPYSLTVAMFGGTAPYVGTLFKELGHADLFPWYVAALCLGSSLVYLRLPETAHKALER, from the coding sequence ATGGTCGCGATCATGACAGAGACGACGCGCACGGATTCCCCGCCGACGAAACGGCCCGTACGCCAGCTCCTCGCCGCCTCGGTCGGCAACGCCGTGGAGTGGTACGACTGGTACGCCTACACGTTCCTCGCCACCTACATCGCGGCCGAGGTCTTCCCGAAGAGCGCGGACAACTCCCTGGTGCCGCTGCTGTCGACGTTCGCGGTCTTCGCGGTGGGCTTCTTCATGCGTCCGGTGGGCGGACTGCTCATGGGCGCGATCGCAGACCGCCGCGGCCGGCGTTCCGCCCTGACGGTCACCATTCTGCTGATGGGCGGCAGCAGCCTGCTGGTCGGCATGACCCCGACCTACGAGACGGCCGGCGTCCTCGCCCCGGTGGTCCTGGTCCTCGCCCGTCTGCTCCAAGGCCTTTCGGTGGGCGGCGAGTTCGCGGCGTCGACGACCTTCCTCGTCGAGTCGGCGGGGCCGGGCCGCCGCGGGCTGTTCTCCAGCTTCCAGTACGTGTCGACGACCGCCGGGCAGCTCGTCGCGTCCGGTGTCGCGACGCTGCTGGTGGATACGCTGAGCGACGGGCAGATGAACCGCTGGGGGTGGCGGCTGCCCTTCGTCCTCGGTGCCGTACTCAGCCTGGTTGGCTTCTGGATCCGCCAGGGCGCGCAGGAGACGAGGAGTGCCGAGCAGCAACAGGCGCCGCGTCCGGGCCTGTTGGAGGCGCTGCGCCGCCATCCGCGCCAGTCGCTGCTGATCTGCGGGATCACGGCGGGCGGCACGATCGCGTACTACACGTGGACGTCGTACCTGCCGACGTACGCCGAACTCAACGCGGGCATCGAGAAGTCGGACGCGCTGCTCGCGGGCACGATCTCACTGGCCTTCTTCGGCCTGCTCCAGCCCCTCGGCGGCCTCCTCTCCGACCGCTTCGGCCGCCGCCCCCTCCTCCTCTTCTTCGGCCTGGGCTTCACCCTGCTCACCGTCCCACTGCTGCACGCCCTGCGCGATTCGTTCGCGGTGCTGCTGCTCGTGCAGTGCGCCGGCATGGTGCTGCTGACCGGGTTCACGTCGATCAGCGCGGCCGTGAACGCCGAGGTGTTCCCTCCCCGGGTGCGGGCGGCGGGCATCGGGTTCCCGTACTCGCTGACGGTCGCGATGTTCGGCGGTACGGCGCCGTACGTCGGCACGCTGTTCAAGGAGTTGGGTCACGCGGACCTCTTCCCCTGGTACGTCGCCGCGCTCTGCCTCGGCTCGTCCCTGGTGTATCTACGGCTCCCGGAAACGGCGCACAAGGCGCTCGAACGATGA
- a CDS encoding winged helix-turn-helix transcriptional regulator, translating to MDATTEALQDAGVDPRLDRDTSNCSIARTLEVVGEKWTILILREVWYGSSRFGEFESVLGCPRNLLAARLRMLVEEGILATETYKEPGSRSRPKYVITPKGVDLVPAVMGLLQWGDRYRADPEGPAMLSRHRGCGAHVDAQIRCDRGHAVQPEDIESIPGPAFRLRPAE from the coding sequence ATGGATGCAACGACCGAAGCTCTACAGGACGCCGGCGTGGACCCCCGACTCGACCGGGACACGTCGAACTGCTCGATCGCCCGAACCCTTGAGGTCGTGGGCGAGAAGTGGACGATCCTGATCCTGCGCGAGGTCTGGTACGGCTCGTCCCGTTTCGGCGAGTTCGAAAGCGTCCTCGGCTGTCCTCGCAACCTCCTCGCGGCGCGACTTCGGATGCTCGTGGAGGAAGGGATCCTGGCCACCGAGACCTACAAGGAGCCGGGCTCGCGGAGCCGGCCGAAGTACGTGATCACGCCCAAGGGTGTGGATCTGGTCCCGGCCGTGATGGGGCTCCTGCAGTGGGGCGACCGCTACCGCGCCGACCCGGAGGGCCCGGCCATGCTGTCCCGGCACCGTGGATGCGGCGCGCACGTCGACGCCCAGATCCGCTGCGACCGGGGCCACGCCGTGCAGCCGGAAGACATCGAGAGCATCCCCGGCCCGGCCTTTCGTCTGAGGCCCGCCGAGTGA
- a CDS encoding enoyl-CoA hydratase/isomerase family protein produces MTDTAAVEILADVHRGVGRILLNRPKALNALTTDMVSAIDRALASWEHAPLSAVVLASTSTKAFCAGGDIRTIREHSLAGDVEASERFFASEYRLNARIAEYPVPVVSLIDGLCMGGGLGLSVHGGFRAVTERAVLAMPETGIGFFPDIGASYFLPRLPGAIGMYLGLTGQRIDAADALYTGLATHFVPADLLDTVGDALADSPDEPVDVVLNRLAGRSPVAESRLAEVRGDVDWAFGASTLGEIEKRLRHLDTPWAAAALGALESASPQSLEITHALLARGRQRTLRECLDAELALTCTTIRTPDFLEGVRAALVDKDRAPTWQRTSLGGRTLPS; encoded by the coding sequence ATGACTGATACCGCTGCGGTCGAGATTCTCGCCGACGTCCACCGGGGCGTCGGCCGCATCCTGCTGAACCGGCCGAAGGCGCTCAACGCCCTGACCACAGACATGGTCTCCGCCATCGACCGTGCGCTCGCCTCATGGGAACACGCCCCGCTGTCCGCCGTGGTGCTCGCCAGTACCAGCACGAAGGCGTTCTGCGCCGGTGGGGACATCCGCACGATCCGCGAGCACAGCCTCGCGGGCGATGTCGAGGCCAGTGAGCGGTTCTTCGCCTCCGAGTACCGGCTCAACGCCCGGATCGCCGAATATCCCGTGCCGGTCGTGTCGCTCATCGACGGCCTGTGTATGGGCGGCGGTCTGGGGCTGTCGGTCCATGGTGGCTTCCGTGCCGTCACCGAACGCGCGGTGCTGGCGATGCCCGAGACCGGGATCGGGTTCTTCCCGGACATCGGGGCGAGCTACTTTCTGCCGAGGCTGCCCGGCGCGATCGGCATGTACCTGGGACTGACCGGGCAGAGGATCGACGCGGCCGATGCCTTGTATACGGGGCTGGCCACGCATTTCGTTCCCGCGGACCTGCTGGACACGGTGGGGGACGCCCTGGCCGACAGCCCCGATGAGCCGGTGGACGTCGTCCTGAACCGTCTCGCCGGCCGTTCCCCGGTGGCGGAGAGCAGGTTGGCGGAGGTTCGCGGGGACGTGGACTGGGCTTTCGGCGCGTCGACCCTCGGCGAGATCGAGAAACGCCTGCGTCACCTCGACACCCCTTGGGCGGCAGCCGCGTTGGGCGCCCTGGAGTCCGCCTCACCGCAGAGCCTGGAGATCACCCACGCCCTGCTGGCCCGAGGCAGACAGCGCACATTGCGCGAGTGCCTCGACGCCGAACTCGCCCTCACGTGCACGACCATCCGCACGCCGGACTTCCTGGAGGGCGTCCGTGCCGCCCTGGTCGACAAGGACCGCGCTCCCACCTGGCAACGTACGTCGCTCGGCGGACGGACGCTGCCGTCCTGA
- a CDS encoding CGNR zinc finger domain-containing protein gives MALIAQDAVDLLLSAEIRRVRVCGADECALRFVDRSPARNRRWCSMSRCGNRTKVRLHQARARRSEHTPAD, from the coding sequence CTGGCGCTGATCGCCCAGGACGCCGTCGATCTCCTCCTGTCCGCCGAGATCCGGCGGGTACGCGTCTGCGGCGCGGACGAATGCGCCCTGCGCTTCGTGGACCGCTCCCCCGCCCGCAACCGCCGCTGGTGCTCCATGTCCCGCTGCGGCAACCGCACAAAGGTCCGCCTCCACCAGGCCCGGGCCAGACGGAGTGAGCACACCCCGGCAGACTGA
- a CDS encoding alpha/beta hydrolase → MGVSPEAHEFAEFLASVSAKSSTPGLDLAVIRDIVDSNHKASTEPEGVTYAEVDAGGVPALWAIPEGADPDRALLHFHFGGSVTASMHSDRKAAGHIAKAAGARSLVVDFRLAPEHPYPAQLDDAETAYRWLLAQGYEPQNIGSTGHSIGGTLAVMLPLRLLAKGEATPGAIVSVSPWTDLTLQNPAVDANETNDKMLSRGTLELFRGAWLQDPAVDFTDPQISLVNADLTGLPPTLVYYGEHEALADDGAQLGRRLAHFEVTTETHAMPEGQHSFVLGAGRVPEVDQAIGQMGQWLRKHLGA, encoded by the coding sequence ATGGGAGTAAGCCCAGAGGCACACGAGTTCGCGGAGTTCCTCGCGAGTGTGAGCGCGAAGTCGTCGACCCCCGGCCTCGACCTGGCCGTCATCCGTGACATCGTCGACTCGAACCACAAGGCGTCGACCGAGCCGGAAGGCGTCACCTACGCCGAAGTGGACGCGGGCGGCGTCCCCGCGCTGTGGGCCATCCCGGAGGGTGCCGATCCCGACCGCGCGCTGCTGCACTTCCACTTCGGTGGGTCCGTCACGGCCTCCATGCACTCCGACCGCAAGGCCGCAGGACACATCGCGAAGGCGGCCGGCGCCCGCTCGCTGGTCGTGGACTTCCGACTGGCGCCCGAACACCCCTATCCGGCGCAGCTCGACGACGCCGAGACCGCATACCGGTGGCTGCTCGCGCAGGGCTACGAGCCGCAGAACATCGGCAGCACCGGCCACTCGATCGGCGGCACCCTCGCGGTGATGCTGCCGCTGCGCCTGCTCGCCAAGGGCGAGGCCACGCCCGGCGCGATCGTCAGCGTCTCCCCCTGGACCGACCTCACGCTCCAGAACCCGGCAGTGGACGCCAACGAGACAAACGACAAGATGCTCAGCCGTGGCACGCTGGAGCTCTTCCGGGGAGCCTGGCTGCAGGACCCCGCCGTGGACTTCACCGACCCGCAGATCAGCCTCGTGAACGCCGACCTGACCGGCCTGCCGCCCACGCTCGTCTACTACGGTGAGCACGAGGCCCTCGCCGACGACGGTGCGCAGCTCGGCCGCCGCCTCGCGCACTTCGAGGTCACCACCGAGACCCACGCGATGCCCGAAGGGCAGCATTCGTTCGTCCTGGGTGCCGGACGCGTACCCGAGGTGGACCAGGCCATCGGGCAGATGGGCCAGTGGCTCCGCAAGCACCTCGGCGCGTGA
- a CDS encoding propionyl-CoA synthetase has translation MGTYEDVFRASTEDPERFWLKAAEGIDWDGAPHRALDSSGAPFYRWFPDGRLNVCFNALDRHVEAGRGEQPALVYDSPVTDTQRTYTYAQLRDEVAAFAGALAGLGVGHGDRVVIYMPMVPEAVVAMLACARIGAVHSVVFGGFAPRELALRVDDAAPKVVVSASCGIEGKRVIAYKPLLDRAIELAAHKPQKSVILQRSQEPAELGPDDLDWADLVAAASPADCVPVPATDPLYILYTSGTTGKPKGVVRDCGGYAVALHWSMGAVYDVGPGETMFTGSDIGWVVGHSYIVYAPLLAGATTILYEGKPVGTPDAGQFWRVAAEHRAKTMFTAPTAFRAIRKEDPKGTLTADYDLTGLRHLFLAGERLDPETYHWASALLGIPVIDHWWQTETGWPIVANPVGIEAAPVKPGSPTRPLPGWDVSVLDPSGEPVPAGADGAIVVKLPLPPGALPTLWNDDDRYVASYLSAYDGYYLTGDSGHIDDDGYVFVMGRTDDVINVAGHRLSTGSMEEALAAHPDVAECAVIGVADELKGQIPRGFIVLKAGISRDATEVEAELVQLVRERIGAVASLKDVAVVAALPKTRSGKILRKTMRGIADGHDEPIPSTVDDPGVIETLRPVLRPADHTP, from the coding sequence ATGGGAACCTACGAAGATGTCTTCCGCGCCAGTACCGAGGACCCGGAGCGCTTCTGGCTGAAGGCGGCGGAAGGCATCGACTGGGATGGCGCTCCGCACCGCGCCCTGGACTCCTCGGGCGCGCCCTTCTACCGCTGGTTTCCCGACGGACGGCTCAACGTCTGTTTCAACGCGCTCGACCGGCACGTCGAGGCCGGCCGGGGTGAACAGCCCGCGCTCGTCTACGACTCACCCGTGACCGACACCCAACGCACCTACACCTACGCGCAGTTGAGGGACGAGGTCGCGGCCTTCGCCGGAGCACTGGCGGGGCTCGGCGTGGGGCACGGCGACCGCGTGGTGATCTACATGCCGATGGTGCCCGAGGCCGTCGTCGCGATGCTGGCCTGCGCACGGATCGGCGCGGTGCACTCGGTCGTCTTCGGCGGGTTCGCCCCGCGCGAACTCGCCCTGCGCGTCGACGACGCGGCCCCCAAGGTCGTGGTCTCCGCCTCGTGCGGCATCGAGGGCAAGCGCGTGATCGCGTACAAGCCCCTGCTCGACCGGGCGATCGAACTCGCGGCCCACAAGCCCCAGAAGAGCGTGATCCTGCAACGCTCGCAGGAACCCGCCGAGTTGGGTCCCGACGATCTCGACTGGGCGGACCTGGTCGCCGCCGCATCCCCGGCCGACTGCGTTCCCGTCCCCGCCACCGATCCCCTCTACATCCTCTACACGTCCGGAACGACCGGAAAACCCAAGGGAGTCGTCCGCGACTGCGGCGGCTACGCGGTCGCCCTGCACTGGTCGATGGGCGCCGTCTACGACGTGGGCCCCGGCGAGACCATGTTCACGGGCTCCGATATCGGCTGGGTCGTCGGGCACTCGTACATCGTCTACGCGCCCCTGCTGGCCGGCGCCACGACCATCCTGTACGAGGGCAAGCCGGTCGGCACACCGGACGCCGGCCAGTTCTGGCGCGTGGCCGCCGAGCACCGGGCCAAGACCATGTTCACCGCCCCCACCGCCTTCCGGGCCATCCGCAAGGAGGACCCGAAGGGAACGCTCACCGCCGACTACGACCTGACCGGCCTGCGCCACCTCTTCCTCGCCGGCGAGCGCCTCGACCCCGAGACCTACCACTGGGCGAGCGCTCTCCTGGGCATCCCGGTGATCGACCACTGGTGGCAGACCGAGACCGGCTGGCCCATCGTCGCCAACCCGGTCGGCATCGAGGCCGCCCCCGTCAAACCCGGCTCACCCACCCGCCCGCTCCCGGGCTGGGACGTCAGTGTCCTCGACCCCTCGGGCGAGCCCGTGCCCGCGGGCGCCGACGGCGCGATCGTCGTCAAGCTTCCCCTGCCGCCCGGCGCACTGCCCACTCTCTGGAACGACGACGACCGCTACGTAGCCTCCTACCTCTCCGCGTACGACGGCTACTACCTCACCGGCGACAGCGGCCACATCGACGACGACGGCTACGTCTTCGTCATGGGTCGCACCGACGACGTCATCAACGTCGCCGGGCACCGACTGTCCACCGGCAGCATGGAAGAGGCCCTGGCCGCCCATCCCGACGTCGCCGAATGCGCCGTCATCGGCGTGGCCGACGAACTCAAGGGCCAGATCCCGCGCGGCTTCATCGTCCTGAAAGCCGGCATCAGCCGCGACGCGACCGAGGTCGAGGCCGAACTCGTCCAGCTCGTACGCGAGCGCATCGGCGCCGTCGCCTCCCTCAAGGACGTCGCCGTCGTGGCCGCCCTGCCCAAGACCCGCTCGGGAAAGATCCTGCGCAAGACGATGCGCGGCATCGCCGACGGCCACGACGAACCCATCCCCTCCACAGTGGACGACCCCGGCGTCATCGAAACCCTGCGCCCGGTTCTCCGCCCCGCCGATCACACGCCGTGA